Proteins co-encoded in one Methanosarcinales archaeon Met12 genomic window:
- the argJ gene encoding bifunctional ornithine acetyltransferase/N-acetylglutamate synthase encodes MKLLSGGICAVRGVKAYGIKEGKKGLAIIVGKGNAAGVFTQNKIKAAPVIVMNERLPCVMNAIIANSGCANAFTGERGLEDAKRMSQLVADELDVNSKSVGVASTGIIGHHVDMDWIERHVKDVMNGLTSKSGGSEAAARAIMTTDTILKQVAVEVDGVRIGGIAKGSGMIEPNMNTVLVFIYTDADFSYDVLYKCLRTAVDDSFNMVVVDGDASTNDMVLLTATGKKHISDHHFQEGLNFVCTELAKMIARDGEGATKFIEVDISGAISKDDARKAAKAVVRSPLVKTAVYGESPNWGRIVSAIGRSGADVEADKITLELSDGANVVTLVKEGSIVEGVLDQARALMVRDIIVIKADLGLGNGGARAWGCDLTCDYVRINAKYMT; translated from the coding sequence ATGAAGCTTCTGAGCGGAGGGATATGCGCCGTTCGTGGCGTCAAAGCATACGGCATAAAAGAGGGCAAAAAAGGTCTTGCGATTATAGTAGGAAAAGGTAACGCTGCTGGGGTTTTCACCCAGAATAAAATAAAAGCTGCTCCGGTCATCGTCATGAACGAGCGCTTGCCATGTGTTATGAATGCGATTATCGCCAACAGCGGATGTGCAAACGCCTTTACAGGTGAAAGAGGTCTCGAAGATGCAAAAAGAATGAGTCAGTTGGTTGCGGACGAACTGGATGTCAATTCAAAATCCGTAGGCGTCGCGTCCACTGGCATCATCGGCCATCATGTCGATATGGACTGGATCGAGAGGCACGTAAAAGATGTGATGAATGGATTGACATCAAAGTCAGGCGGAAGTGAAGCTGCTGCAAGGGCGATCATGACCACCGATACCATACTGAAGCAGGTTGCTGTTGAGGTTGATGGTGTCCGCATTGGTGGGATAGCCAAGGGCTCAGGCATGATTGAGCCAAATATGAACACGGTGCTGGTGTTCATCTACACCGATGCTGATTTTTCATATGATGTGTTGTATAAATGCTTGAGAACAGCGGTAGACGATAGTTTCAACATGGTCGTCGTGGACGGCGATGCCAGCACCAACGATATGGTCCTGCTAACGGCGACGGGTAAAAAGCACATAAGCGATCACCACTTTCAAGAAGGTCTGAATTTTGTGTGCACCGAACTGGCGAAGATGATCGCAAGGGATGGCGAGGGTGCAACCAAATTCATCGAGGTCGATATCTCAGGCGCAATATCAAAAGATGATGCAAGAAAGGCGGCAAAAGCCGTTGTGCGATCGCCACTGGTCAAGACAGCAGTTTATGGAGAAAGTCCAAACTGGGGAAGGATTGTCTCAGCCATAGGTCGTTCTGGCGCAGATGTCGAAGCTGATAAAATCACGCTGGAGCTCTCAGATGGCGCTAATGTCGTGACATTGGTCAAAGAGGGGAGTATCGTCGAGGGGGTGCTTGATCAAGCGAGGGCGCTCATGGTAAGGGATATCATCGTCATCAAAGCAGATTTGGGGCTTGGAAACGGGGGGGCGAGGGCGTGGGGCTGTGACCTCACCTGTGATTACGTCAGGATTAATGCCAAATATATGACGTGA
- a CDS encoding DHH family phosphoesterase, giving the protein MLKKAAECAETLKKCEEAIIVSHIDADGLTAAGIMCMALEREGIDYTTKFLKKLDTTALNEIADIGRELVIFTDLGSTMQKEIDALNLNVIISDHHQPVGVTLEHHLNPHLFGINGTDELSGSGTAYLFAKEIGSNMDLAGLAVVGAVGDMQDAKTGRLIGMNRHNMQDGVDAGVISVETDIRLFGRQTRPVYKLLEYCSDPYIPGISANEAGCIEFLRELDIPLKDFGWRHWIHLNRDEKQRIVSKLMRLCMESGIPPYKVERIVGEVYTLQREQEGTELRDATEYSTLLNATARYGHADIGLNVCLGDRDESYTFAHNLLAQHRRNLVDGLHFVKETGVTTMKHLQYFHAGYNIQDTIIGIVAGMSASTESVDRRMPIIALADAEDGIKVSSRGTQDLIRQGLNLAVALRESAEQVGGTGGGHDIAAGATIPKGEEERFLAILDTRIGMQLK; this is encoded by the coding sequence ATGTTAAAAAAAGCCGCAGAATGTGCCGAGACGCTCAAGAAGTGCGAGGAAGCGATCATCGTGTCACATATAGATGCAGACGGCCTGACCGCTGCTGGCATCATGTGCATGGCACTGGAGCGAGAGGGCATAGATTACACGACGAAATTCTTGAAGAAGCTGGACACGACAGCGCTCAACGAAATCGCGGATATCGGCAGGGAACTTGTCATTTTTACCGACCTCGGATCTACCATGCAGAAAGAGATCGATGCCCTAAATTTGAACGTCATAATCTCCGACCATCATCAGCCTGTTGGAGTCACGCTTGAACATCATCTTAACCCCCATCTTTTCGGCATCAACGGCACCGACGAGCTGAGTGGTTCTGGGACGGCATACCTGTTCGCCAAGGAGATAGGGTCCAATATGGATCTGGCAGGACTGGCAGTTGTAGGCGCTGTTGGCGACATGCAGGATGCGAAGACTGGACGGCTTATCGGGATGAACCGACACAACATGCAGGATGGCGTTGATGCTGGCGTCATCTCTGTTGAGACCGATATCCGTCTATTTGGTAGGCAGACGAGACCTGTTTACAAATTACTGGAATATTGCTCGGACCCATATATCCCTGGCATCAGCGCCAACGAAGCAGGATGCATCGAATTCCTGCGCGAGTTGGATATACCATTAAAAGACTTTGGGTGGCGTCACTGGATACATCTGAACAGGGATGAAAAACAGCGAATCGTCTCCAAGTTGATGCGGTTGTGTATGGAATCAGGGATACCGCCTTACAAGGTCGAACGTATTGTGGGCGAGGTGTACACCCTGCAGAGAGAACAGGAGGGCACAGAACTGAGGGATGCAACCGAATATTCCACATTGTTAAATGCCACGGCCCGATATGGCCATGCAGACATTGGTCTCAATGTATGTCTGGGAGACAGAGATGAATCCTACACATTCGCTCATAATCTACTGGCACAGCACAGGCGCAATCTGGTGGATGGATTACATTTTGTCAAGGAAACTGGAGTGACCACAATGAAGCATCTGCAATATTTCCATGCGGGATATAACATCCAGGATACGATCATCGGAATCGTTGCCGGGATGAGCGCTAGCACGGAAAGTGTCGACAGGAGGATGCCAATAATAGCGCTTGCCGATGCGGAAGATGGAATCAAAGTATCATCTAGGGGGACACAGGATTTAATCAGGCAGGGATTGAATCTAGCTGTTGCACTTCGCGAATCTGCTGAACAGGTAGGTGGTACTGGAGGCGGGCATGACATAGCGGCAGGTGCGACGATTCCAAAGGGGGAAGAAGAACGGTTTTTAGCAATCCTTGATACCAGAATTGGGATGCAATTAAAATAA
- the argB gene encoding acetylglutamate kinase produces MKIKPENALIGALPHIKKFYNSIIVVKIGGHAIVKPIIEEIVKDIVLLYYVGMKPIIIHGGGPEITRKMEKDGKKPKFVGGLRITDDDTLDIVRTVLTEDMNPKIVSLINKHGAKGLGLSGRDGQLITAKKKVPQKIKVNGVEQDVDLGRVGEVETINPEVLRMAIEEGYIPVIAPIAPDAKGNDLNLNADTVAGDIAIAIKSKKLIVLTDVPGVLRNPSDPDSLISSLSIEEANEMIGSGSVQKGMLPKVKACMRAIDGSVEKAHIIDGNRPHSLLLELFTDEGIGTMMFAKI; encoded by the coding sequence ATGAAAATCAAGCCAGAAAACGCCTTAATCGGGGCGCTCCCACATATCAAGAAATTTTATAACTCCATCATCGTGGTCAAAATTGGCGGCCATGCCATAGTCAAACCGATTATAGAAGAAATCGTCAAAGATATAGTTCTGCTTTACTACGTTGGAATGAAGCCAATCATCATCCATGGAGGCGGGCCAGAAATCACCCGTAAGATGGAGAAGGATGGAAAAAAACCCAAGTTTGTGGGCGGTTTGAGAATCACAGACGATGATACCCTGGATATCGTTAGGACGGTGCTGACCGAAGATATGAATCCCAAGATTGTCTCATTGATTAATAAACACGGCGCAAAGGGACTGGGGCTATCTGGAAGAGACGGTCAACTGATAACCGCGAAAAAAAAGGTACCTCAAAAAATAAAGGTCAACGGTGTGGAGCAGGATGTCGACCTTGGACGGGTCGGCGAGGTTGAAACGATAAACCCGGAGGTCCTGAGGATGGCTATCGAAGAAGGGTACATACCCGTGATAGCGCCAATCGCACCCGACGCAAAGGGTAACGACCTTAATCTGAATGCCGATACCGTTGCAGGCGACATTGCCATCGCCATCAAATCCAAAAAACTGATAGTGTTAACGGATGTGCCTGGCGTGTTAAGAAACCCATCCGACCCAGACTCGCTGATATCGAGCCTGTCCATCGAGGAGGCAAATGAGATGATTGGCAGTGGCTCGGTTCAGAAGGGGATGCTCCCCAAGGTCAAAGCATGTATGAGGGCAATCGATGGGTCGGTTGAAAAAGCACATATCATCGACGGGAATAGACCTCATTCACTCCTGTTGGAACTTTTTACCGATGAAGGGATAGGTACGATGATGTTCGCCAAGATTTAA
- a CDS encoding DUF485 domain-containing protein yields MQTSKEKHEEISQLMLRQWNMVLPLGVLFMVVYHALPLLNDFATDFMRIKIFGEFTISFLYAIFLIFFVSLGTSIIYVIRALEMEEKTPW; encoded by the coding sequence ATGCAAACAAGTAAGGAAAAGCATGAAGAGATATCTCAACTGATGTTGCGTCAATGGAACATGGTCCTGCCGCTTGGAGTGCTGTTCATGGTTGTGTATCATGCACTACCACTGTTAAACGACTTTGCGACAGACTTTATGAGAATAAAGATATTCGGAGAGTTTACAATCTCTTTTCTGTATGCCATATTCTTAATATTTTTTGTCAGCTTGGGCACATCAATAATATATGTAATTAGAGCACTTGAAATGGAGGAGAAAACACCATGGTAG
- the argC gene encoding N-acetyl-gamma-glutamyl-phosphate reductase: MKVGIIGGSGYVGGELLRLLANRPDVEIVTVTSRTFKNQPVNVIHAHLLKTLDLYFEDIPSKEVAKRSDVVFTAVPHKAAMTQVPELLTNGAKVIDLSADYRLKPNIYEKIYGTSHSDRERKATYGLPELHRADIRHSDLVANPGCFPTGAILAAAPLVKAGIVERIVFDSKTGISGAGMNPSEVTHYPNVAENILPYNVTTHRHNPEIEQELALLGRCKVHFTPHIIPAVRGILTTAHIFVKKAVSKKDVMDLYWKMYADEVFVRIVEGVPSLGAVRGSNFCDIGCFDVEGDRIVVISAIDNMVKGASGQAIQNMNIMFGLDEKAGLWMPGIAP, from the coding sequence ATGAAAGTTGGAATCATTGGAGGGTCGGGGTACGTAGGCGGAGAACTGCTCCGACTGTTGGCGAATCGCCCTGATGTGGAAATAGTAACGGTGACCTCGCGCACTTTCAAAAACCAGCCCGTCAATGTGATACACGCCCACCTTTTGAAGACATTGGACCTATATTTTGAAGACATACCCTCAAAGGAAGTGGCAAAGCGTTCGGACGTCGTATTCACGGCAGTTCCGCACAAAGCTGCGATGACACAGGTCCCAGAGCTATTGACAAATGGTGCCAAGGTTATCGATTTGAGTGCAGATTATAGATTGAAGCCCAATATCTATGAGAAGATATATGGAACATCCCACAGCGACCGTGAGAGGAAGGCAACATACGGCCTTCCTGAATTGCACAGGGCAGATATCAGGCATTCTGACCTGGTCGCAAATCCAGGCTGTTTCCCGACGGGAGCCATACTGGCTGCCGCCCCCCTTGTTAAAGCTGGCATTGTAGAGCGAATAGTCTTCGACTCAAAGACTGGCATATCTGGCGCGGGCATGAACCCATCGGAGGTCACGCATTATCCGAATGTTGCCGAAAACATATTGCCGTATAATGTAACCACGCACCGCCATAATCCAGAGATCGAACAGGAGCTGGCGCTTTTGGGCAGGTGTAAGGTCCACTTTACGCCCCATATAATCCCTGCAGTAAGGGGCATTCTGACCACGGCGCATATATTTGTAAAGAAGGCAGTATCCAAGAAAGATGTCATGGATTTATATTGGAAGATGTACGCAGACGAGGTTTTCGTGCGAATTGTAGAGGGAGTGCCGTCGCTTGGCGCCGTTAGAGGCTCTAATTTCTGCGATATCGGTTGTTTTGACGTAGAAGGAGATAGAATCGTGGTAATCTCGGCAATCGACAACATGGTAAAGGGTGCATCCGGCCAGGCAATTCAGAACATGAACATCATGTTCGGCCTGGATGAAAAGGCTGGGCTATGGATGCCTGGTATTGCTCCATAG
- the acs gene encoding acetate--CoA ligase: MTHGDIKALLKETRVFEPSAELVENSNVKKWMNKHGIKDYDELLERAKDIEWFWEEVSKGVIEWYTPYEKILDWAPPYAKWFVGAKCNIAHNALDRHVKTQRKNKVAYIWEGEPGEVRKLTYNDLYIEVNKFANALKSIGIGKGDRVMIYLPMVPELPIAMLACAKIGAIHSVVFSGFSAIALRDRTNDAEAKAVITCDSFYRRGKTIPLKKQVDEALEGAPTVEAVIIFKRTGEDVPWNKKRDHWWHELIEGQPSTCKTEVMDSEDLLYILYTSGTTGKPKGIQHVHGGYAVGVAHTLRWVFDIKEEDVYWCAADIGWVTGHSYIVYGPLILGATSVMYEGSPDYPDIGRLWSMVERYGVNVFYTSPTAVRMFMRFSGEYPAKYDLSSLRLLGSVGEPINPEAWIWYWKHIGREHCPIMDTWWQTETGAHVISPLPITTPLKPGSVTRPLPGQTADIYDADGKSVPAGAGGRLVLLSPYPSMMRGLYKNPERYVETYWSEYPDTYLAGDIARKDEDGYFWIQGRFDDVLNVSGHRIGNSEVESALVSHPKVAEAAVIGKPHEIKGESITAFVVLNAGIEPDDELRAEIREHVSKEIGKIARPSEVWFVADVPKTRSGKIMRRVIKAKVIGEPVGDISTLANPEAVEEIGKAK; the protein is encoded by the coding sequence ATGACACATGGAGATATAAAAGCGCTATTGAAGGAAACTAGAGTCTTTGAGCCATCGGCTGAGCTTGTTGAGAACAGCAACGTCAAGAAATGGATGAACAAGCACGGCATAAAGGACTATGATGAACTACTCGAAAGGGCGAAGGACATAGAGTGGTTCTGGGAGGAGGTATCAAAAGGAGTGATAGAATGGTACACTCCTTATGAGAAGATTTTGGATTGGGCTCCTCCTTATGCTAAATGGTTTGTTGGGGCAAAGTGCAATATCGCACATAACGCCCTGGATAGGCACGTGAAGACGCAAAGAAAGAACAAAGTTGCATATATCTGGGAAGGAGAACCCGGGGAAGTCAGGAAACTGACATATAATGACCTTTATATAGAGGTTAACAAATTTGCCAATGCACTTAAAAGCATTGGGATTGGGAAAGGTGACAGGGTTATGATTTACCTGCCAATGGTTCCTGAGTTGCCCATAGCCATGTTGGCATGTGCAAAAATCGGCGCGATTCATTCCGTCGTATTCTCTGGCTTCTCTGCTATTGCCCTCAGAGACCGAACAAACGATGCTGAAGCAAAAGCCGTCATCACCTGCGATAGTTTTTATAGGCGCGGAAAAACCATCCCGCTCAAGAAGCAGGTGGATGAGGCATTGGAAGGTGCGCCAACCGTTGAAGCTGTGATTATATTCAAGCGCACTGGCGAGGATGTTCCATGGAACAAGAAAAGAGATCACTGGTGGCATGAGCTCATAGAGGGACAACCATCTACATGCAAGACCGAGGTGATGGATTCAGAAGACCTATTATACATTCTCTACACCTCCGGCACCACTGGAAAGCCAAAGGGCATACAACATGTTCATGGCGGATATGCAGTCGGGGTTGCTCATACTCTCAGGTGGGTCTTTGACATAAAGGAGGAGGACGTATACTGGTGCGCGGCAGATATAGGATGGGTGACCGGTCATAGTTATATCGTATATGGGCCGTTGATACTTGGTGCAACTTCTGTTATGTATGAGGGGTCGCCTGATTATCCTGACATCGGCAGATTATGGTCGATGGTTGAGAGATATGGGGTAAATGTCTTTTATACGTCGCCTACTGCCGTCAGGATGTTTATGAGATTTAGCGGGGAATATCCTGCTAAATACGATCTGAGCTCCCTCAGGTTGCTTGGAAGCGTTGGCGAGCCGATAAATCCTGAGGCATGGATATGGTACTGGAAGCATATCGGTAGGGAGCATTGTCCGATAATGGATACCTGGTGGCAGACCGAGACAGGGGCACATGTGATATCGCCGCTTCCGATCACAACACCACTCAAACCAGGGAGTGTTACAAGACCTTTGCCAGGTCAGACCGCAGATATATATGATGCCGATGGCAAGTCGGTCCCGGCTGGGGCAGGTGGGCGCCTGGTCTTGCTTTCTCCGTATCCATCGATGATGAGAGGGCTATACAAAAACCCCGAGCGATACGTAGAAACGTATTGGAGTGAGTATCCTGATACATATCTTGCAGGAGATATAGCGAGGAAGGACGAGGATGGATATTTCTGGATACAGGGAAGGTTTGACGATGTCTTGAATGTTTCAGGGCACAGGATAGGCAATTCAGAAGTGGAATCTGCTCTGGTCAGCCATCCAAAGGTGGCAGAGGCAGCGGTTATTGGAAAGCCACATGAGATAAAGGGCGAGTCTATAACTGCTTTTGTCGTTTTGAATGCAGGGATTGAACCCGATGATGAGTTGAGAGCAGAGATAAGAGAGCACGTGTCGAAGGAGATAGGGAAGATAGCAAGACCAAGTGAAGTATGGTTTGTCGCAGATGTGCCGAAGACTCGCAGCGGAAAGATAATGCGCAGAGTGATAAAAGCCAAGGTGATAGGAGAGCCAGTGGGAGATATATCCACGCTTGCAAATCCCGAGGCGGTTGAAGAGATAGGTAAGGCAAAGTAA
- a CDS encoding TIGR00300 family protein — protein sequence MKAMREIELKGHIIDSQILTKVFDRIMDMNGEFEVLTFDIGKRKTDSSYARLMVGGKDDEHVDQIISELHRLGARLPEMEDVELAPAPADRVIPKGFYSTTNHPTHVRHKNEWLGVENIEMDCLVVVEDTRALCKPLAMIKKGDHVAIGKKGIRVVPPERPRSRSIFEFMGGGTSSERPSETLISQIAEEIKKIKKKGGKIAVVAGPAIIHTGAAPSLAKMVKKGYVDVLLAGNALAVHDIEYDLYGTSLGMNIKNAELVSEGHKNHIYAISEIIQAGSIAKAVEQKIIKGGIMYECVKKNIPFVLAGSIRDDGPLPDVITDAMAAQDAIRVAIKDVDMVLMMATMLHSIATGNRLSSHVKTICIDINPATVTKLMDRGTAQVIGIVTDVGTFLPMLAEKLLE from the coding sequence ATGAAGGCGATGCGAGAAATTGAACTCAAAGGACATATCATCGACTCGCAAATTCTCACAAAGGTGTTCGACAGGATTATGGACATGAACGGCGAGTTCGAAGTATTGACTTTTGATATAGGAAAACGTAAAACAGACTCCAGTTACGCCCGTCTGATGGTCGGCGGCAAAGATGATGAACACGTGGACCAAATCATAAGCGAATTGCATCGGCTTGGGGCACGGTTGCCAGAGATGGAAGACGTAGAGCTTGCACCTGCTCCTGCCGATCGGGTCATACCGAAAGGATTTTACTCCACTACCAATCATCCGACTCACGTCAGGCATAAAAACGAGTGGTTAGGCGTGGAAAACATAGAGATGGACTGCCTGGTGGTGGTAGAGGATACAAGGGCATTATGCAAACCGCTCGCCATGATAAAAAAGGGAGACCATGTGGCGATAGGAAAAAAGGGCATACGTGTAGTTCCGCCTGAACGACCCAGGAGCAGGTCTATTTTTGAGTTCATGGGAGGGGGGACATCCTCTGAAAGGCCTTCTGAGACGTTAATATCACAGATAGCCGAAGAGATCAAGAAGATAAAGAAAAAAGGCGGGAAGATTGCAGTAGTAGCAGGTCCTGCTATAATACATACGGGTGCAGCACCCTCTTTAGCGAAGATGGTCAAAAAAGGCTACGTGGATGTCCTGCTCGCCGGCAATGCACTGGCAGTTCATGACATCGAGTATGACTTGTATGGCACATCCCTCGGGATGAATATCAAAAATGCCGAACTCGTATCAGAGGGGCACAAAAACCACATCTATGCGATTAGTGAGATAATCCAAGCCGGGTCTATCGCCAAAGCCGTAGAACAAAAGATAATAAAAGGCGGCATCATGTATGAATGCGTCAAGAAGAATATTCCATTTGTGCTTGCTGGCTCTATTCGAGACGATGGGCCGTTGCCCGATGTTATAACCGATGCGATGGCTGCACAAGATGCGATAAGAGTGGCGATAAAGGACGTCGACATGGTACTGATGATGGCGACGATGTTGCACTCGATAGCAACTGGCAACCGCCTGTCATCTCACGTCAAGACAATTTGTATCGACATAAATCCTGCAACGGTCACAAAACTGATGGATCGAGGCACTGCCCAGGTAATTGGAATCGTCACAGATGTGGGGACGTTCCTGCCCATGCTGGCGGAGAAATTATTAGAGTAG
- a CDS encoding SemiSWEET transporter has product MELITLLGLAAATCTTISFLPQAIKIIKTKHVKGLSLGMYTILTAGIFLWLLYGILIQDLPIILANGTTLIFVATILFLIIKYK; this is encoded by the coding sequence ATGGAATTAATTACCTTACTTGGATTGGCGGCAGCAACCTGTACAACCATTTCATTTTTGCCACAAGCAATAAAAATCATAAAAACCAAACATGTTAAAGGTTTATCATTAGGCATGTATACAATATTAACAGCAGGTATTTTTCTATGGCTTTTATATGGAATTTTAATTCAGGATTTACCTATTATTCTTGCAAATGGAACAACACTAATTTTTGTTGCTACAATATTATTTCTAATTATTAAATATAAATAA
- a CDS encoding DNA polymerase ligase N-terminal domain-containing protein has translation MRFVVQEHFATHHHFDFRLEMEGVARSWAVPKGLPERKGERRLAIQVEDHEVDYMGFEGGIPEGMYGAGKVVIWDEGEYKLLKMNKKEVKVDLDGKKLKGAYVLLRFPKGGENAWLVIKQS, from the coding sequence ATGAGATTTGTCGTGCAGGAACATTTTGCCACCCATCATCACTTTGATTTTCGCCTTGAGATGGAGGGAGTGGCAAGGAGCTGGGCGGTGCCAAAAGGTCTGCCTGAACGAAAGGGAGAGAGAAGATTGGCAATACAGGTCGAAGACCATGAAGTTGACTACATGGGATTTGAGGGGGGTATCCCCGAAGGCATGTATGGGGCTGGCAAGGTGGTTATATGGGATGAAGGCGAATATAAACTGCTCAAGATGAATAAAAAAGAAGTAAAGGTCGACCTTGATGGAAAAAAGCTAAAGGGCGCATATGTGCTTCTCAGATTCCCAAAAGGAGGCGAGAATGCCTGGCTTGTCATTAAGCAGTCTTGA
- a CDS encoding CBS domain-containing protein, whose product MKVKDIMNKKVVTCVPGDVVSDVVKKLKKHNISGMPVVEGGKVVGVITERDILGLLRTPEYSKDLWLPSPLELIEVPIRELVDWTKTKKALEDMGDRPVARVMSRCLYVISPEEGIEKAAEMMTKHRVNRLPVTEDDRLVGIVTRGDIIAGLGGKK is encoded by the coding sequence ATGAAAGTTAAAGACATAATGAACAAGAAAGTTGTCACATGCGTCCCAGGCGATGTCGTCAGCGACGTGGTAAAGAAGTTGAAAAAGCATAACATAAGCGGCATGCCCGTGGTAGAAGGTGGAAAAGTAGTGGGCGTCATAACCGAAAGAGATATTCTCGGACTCTTGCGCACTCCTGAATATTCAAAAGACTTGTGGCTGCCGAGTCCGCTGGAGCTCATAGAGGTGCCAATACGTGAGCTGGTAGATTGGACTAAAACGAAAAAGGCGCTGGAAGATATGGGTGACAGACCGGTCGCCAGGGTAATGTCGCGTTGCTTATATGTCATCTCGCCAGAGGAGGGTATCGAAAAAGCAGCGGAGATGATGACCAAACATCGTGTCAACAGGCTTCCTGTTACAGAAGATGACAGACTGGTTGGAATCGTCACCAGGGGAGATATCATAGCTGGACTTGGGGGCAAAAAATGA
- a CDS encoding cation acetate symporter translates to MVENPTALGLVIFMVLITMSIAIFARRFGSSAAEFYVANRGISALQSALSLGGSYMSAASFLGIVGLVWLHGYDGFAYGLGFFGGYVVLLFWIASPLRRFAKFTVADFGFARWHSQRVRMVCVIFTLISMIFYIVPQLVGSGALLHILMGWDYSTGVVVAAVLMTLYVVVGGMRGTTYNQIFLCVMLWGAMFITMIFVLMHYGWSYNAILVDVGRPYIYHGMWLDPINNFGLLFGLVLGTAGLPHILIQYYTNPTGKAARWATVGVLCILATFYFMTPIVGFAARAILGDAAGVNTALPLVGFALGGEPLKGIIVGGAFAAIVSTTAALLIACTGAIAHDLYTGIINPKASDKKQVQVAKVTTIVLGILSIGAGLAFEGYPVAFLVGLAFAIVASIFFPLLFMGIWWRSMTEKGALAGMIAGGISSLAIISTNLLGMHPLMNPAIITVPLAFLAIYFVSKWDGKVPDDVDELMYQMHSPTRDIK, encoded by the coding sequence ATGGTAGAAAATCCAACCGCATTGGGTCTCGTGATATTCATGGTGCTTATCACTATGAGCATTGCAATCTTTGCAAGGCGATTTGGTAGTTCGGCGGCAGAATTCTATGTGGCTAACCGGGGGATAAGCGCCTTACAGAGTGCCCTTTCGCTCGGAGGCAGTTACATGAGTGCTGCATCGTTTTTGGGCATTGTGGGGTTAGTATGGCTGCACGGATATGATGGCTTTGCGTACGGATTGGGATTTTTCGGAGGATATGTGGTGCTGTTATTCTGGATTGCCAGTCCACTCCGGAGATTTGCAAAATTCACCGTTGCGGATTTTGGATTTGCAAGATGGCACTCGCAACGGGTTAGAATGGTGTGCGTTATATTTACATTGATATCGATGATATTCTACATCGTTCCGCAGTTAGTAGGGTCTGGTGCTTTGCTCCATATATTGATGGGCTGGGACTATTCCACTGGGGTGGTGGTCGCTGCTGTTTTGATGACGCTGTACGTGGTGGTGGGGGGTATGAGGGGCACCACCTATAACCAGATTTTCCTGTGCGTGATGCTGTGGGGTGCGATGTTCATCACTATGATATTTGTCCTGATGCACTATGGATGGAGTTACAACGCAATACTTGTGGATGTCGGTCGCCCCTACATATACCATGGGATGTGGTTAGACCCTATAAACAACTTTGGATTGCTCTTTGGACTGGTCCTTGGTACTGCCGGGCTTCCCCACATTCTGATTCAATATTATACCAATCCAACTGGTAAAGCGGCTCGGTGGGCCACTGTGGGTGTGTTGTGTATTCTCGCAACGTTCTACTTCATGACGCCGATCGTAGGATTTGCAGCCAGAGCAATACTAGGAGATGCTGCGGGTGTAAACACTGCTCTGCCATTGGTGGGATTTGCACTTGGCGGCGAGCCACTGAAGGGTATCATTGTTGGCGGTGCATTTGCGGCAATAGTATCGACAACGGCAGCATTGCTCATTGCCTGCACTGGCGCGATAGCCCATGACTTATATACGGGCATTATCAATCCGAAGGCTTCAGATAAGAAGCAAGTTCAGGTTGCAAAGGTAACAACGATAGTGCTTGGAATACTCTCGATCGGTGCTGGTCTCGCGTTTGAAGGATATCCAGTCGCCTTCCTCGTTGGACTGGCGTTCGCAATTGTTGCAAGCATCTTCTTCCCACTGTTGTTCATGGGCATCTGGTGGAGGAGTATGACTGAAAAGGGCGCACTGGCGGGCATGATTGCTGGTGGCATATCATCATTAGCGATAATATCCACCAACCTCCTTGGCATGCACCCGCTGATGAATCCAGCAATCATAACAGTGCCGCTGGCATTCCTTGCGATATACTTCGTTTCCAAGTGGGATGGCAAAGTGCCCGACGATGTCGACGAGTTGATGTATCAAATGCACAGTCCAACCAGAGATATAAAGTGA